A region from the Rhodohalobacter sp. SW132 genome encodes:
- the hisF gene encoding imidazole glycerol phosphate synthase subunit HisF: MLTKRIIPCLDIKNGRTVKGVNFVGLRDAGDPVELAQRYTTEGADELVFLDITATKEKRKTLVALVTDIAYHINIPFTVGGGIKTVEEIEEILKAGADKVSLNSAIVRDPDLIRRASDAFGSQAVVAAVDAKRVNNHWEVFVKGGSEATGLDALEWIQKTEQLGAGEILLTSMDRDGTKSGFDLDLLKEVNSRITIPVIASGGAGTIQHCCDAVKIGNADAVLAASIFHFKEIEIADLKAAMAAEGIDVRIFKELTD, encoded by the coding sequence TGCCTCGATATTAAGAACGGCCGCACCGTGAAAGGGGTGAACTTTGTCGGCCTGCGGGATGCCGGCGACCCGGTGGAACTCGCACAGCGATACACCACGGAGGGAGCTGATGAACTGGTTTTTCTGGATATTACAGCTACGAAGGAAAAAAGAAAGACATTAGTAGCATTAGTGACCGATATAGCCTATCACATCAATATTCCGTTTACAGTCGGCGGCGGCATCAAAACGGTGGAAGAAATTGAAGAAATCTTAAAAGCCGGTGCTGACAAAGTATCGCTCAACAGTGCTATTGTCCGCGATCCCGACCTGATCCGTCGCGCTTCCGATGCATTCGGTTCCCAGGCTGTTGTTGCTGCTGTGGATGCTAAACGGGTAAATAACCACTGGGAAGTTTTTGTGAAAGGCGGCTCTGAAGCGACCGGGCTCGATGCCCTGGAATGGATTCAAAAAACCGAGCAGCTCGGCGCCGGCGAAATATTGCTAACCAGCATGGACCGTGACGGAACGAAATCGGGTTTTGACCTTGATCTTCTTAAAGAAGTCAACAGCCGCATCACCATTCCGGTCATTGCCAGCGGAGGAGCGGGCACCATACAGCACTGCTGTGACGCCGTTAAAATCGGGAATGCAGATGCAGTACTTGCAGCGAGTATCTTTCATTTTAAAGAAATTGAAATTGCTGACCTTAAAGCTGCTATGGCTGCGGAAGGCATTGACGTACGAATTTTTAAAGAATTAACGGATTAA
- the hisE gene encoding phosphoribosyl-ATP diphosphatase, whose amino-acid sequence MATKEEIEFIYDLERLLITRKADKPKGSYSSKLFKKGIDKIAQKLGEEAIETIIASKNKKDSEVINESADLIYHLLVLLVERDIPLDSVIQEMMLRSKK is encoded by the coding sequence ATGGCTACAAAGGAAGAAATTGAGTTTATATACGATCTGGAACGACTGCTGATCACCCGAAAGGCAGACAAACCGAAAGGATCCTACTCCAGTAAACTGTTCAAAAAGGGAATTGATAAAATTGCCCAGAAACTGGGCGAAGAAGCGATTGAAACCATCATCGCATCTAAAAATAAAAAAGACTCAGAGGTCATTAACGAATCGGCCGATTTGATCTATCACCTGCTGGTACTGCTTGTAGAACGCGATATTCCGCTCGACAGCGTGAT